From Quercus robur chromosome 8, dhQueRobu3.1, whole genome shotgun sequence:
ttgtctCTTGGTCTTTTTTTGGGGTCCCCCTTCAACTTTCCAGGGAAAGTCAATGCTCCttcatctttgatttgcatcAATACTTGATCGATCGGGGCGGTTAATGGGGTGAAATTGGTGAATCTTCCAATGGGGGGTCTAGGGTGCTTTTCATCTCGTTGATCCCCGGTTCTAGCGACCTTTCGCCTCCTATCTTGTCGCGCGTCCTCCTGCCTCTCCCTCTTCTTAGGCTTTTCTTTGCGGGCTAGTAATGCATCCtctgcattcatgtacttggtaGTCCTGTAGAGAACGTCCGTCATGGTCTTCGGGTCATTCTTGTATAAGGAAAATAAGAACTTACCCTTCCGTAGCCTGGTAGTAAATGCAGCTATGAGTATCTTATCGTCAGCTTCGTCAATCGAAAGGGCTTCTTTGTTGAAACGAGTTATGTAGGCCCGCAGCGTCTCGTCTTCTCGCTGTTTGATGCTCATTAAGCACACGGTGGAACTTTTGTACCGATGTCTGCCTATGAAGTGTGAGGTGAATTGGGCGCTCAACTCCTTGAAAGTattgatggagtttggtgtcaaTCTGCTGAACCAAACCCTTGCAGGGCCCTTCAGCGTGGTCGGGAACGCCTTACACATGATCTCGTCTAGTaccccctgaaggtgcatcTCTAGATGAtcgagggggtccttgaccccgttgTAGCTTTCGATCTGGGGCATCCGGAACTTCGGTGGCAGGGGGAATGAGTTGGCGGACATGGTGAATGATGAGTCGGTTCTGTTCACTAAGTCGTCGAGATCAGAAGATACTAGTCCCTTGAGGGCATTCATCATGACCTCCATCTactccttcatcgcctgcatctctgcgATAATAGGCGGAGGGGCAAAATCCATGAGAGACGGAAGGCTTATGTTTTGCCGCTCCGATCGGCTTGGGGCGTTGCTGCCCTCTGGCCTCTCCTGCTCCCTTCATTCGGCACTATTACCTTCCTGGTTTTCCTCCTGAAGGTTAGGTCCTGCATCCCTTTGGCGTAGCTGCTCCTCCAGATCATGGTTCTACTTTGTGAGTCGTTCTACTGCTGCCATGAGAGTCTGGACCTGTCTTTCTAATGCAGTAGATCTCGGCGGCTCATCTTCTTGAACGTTGTTGGTGGTAGCCATCGAGCGAATGAGTACCATGCGACTCTTATGTTCGGGAGGCGATAGTCTAGCTTAAACTTCTTtgcgtttcccacagacggtgccaacaGATGATGCCGTAAAATCACCAATGAGCTACACGATCCACGCTCGCTCAATCGaacaacctgcaagaagaaagaagtgatctcgccgagggcaccggtgtggtgtcggccaaataccctccgacgatcaaattagaattgttcttaactctagagtgctagagagggtaaatcatgcgtaccttgatttgtgagggtattagggcttttatagtagtaggttGACCTCTCCTCCTtgatgtagaagtcttttccttataggaatcctcttgagtaatcccaaacgtgatggacaaggCATTTCCTTGTAGAGGGGATTAACGCGCGTATCTTCCGGAATGCTCTTAGCGCTAGGTTTCTGATTTCCTTGGAGACTCTACGTGTGCAACAAGAATATGGAACTGCTCTAGGCCCTGGGCTCTACTGTTGCCGGCCCATGGGCtcggatccgtcaggcccaatgtGGTGAAAGTCCATTATGCTAAATTTTGCCCCttcaataaatattattatacacatatatcaaacccatttaagaaaaaatgaatGAGAAAAGAAGATAGGATAATTTCACTTTGACTAAACTTTCAAAGTGGAACGTTCTCAAGAAAACTACaacgtggaaaaaaaaatacaaataatagaGTCTTTTCTTTTGGCAAAATATAGCTTAAATACGAGTGACTTTATGTACACTGTATGGTGCTTTCTAGTTAAATGAGAAGAGATGCAAACCCTAGGTGTTGAATTGCTTAGAAAAATGGCACCCTTGTCTTGTGCCGATTTTGCAAGAGATAGCAGAGTAAATGGGGGGACATAGGAGTGCTGCTTTTGCTGCCCAAATTTGTCTCCTGCCCATATGTTTACCCGGTACCCAGAGatggagagaggagagagaaaatgtgggtattattttaacattattattattatcctgAATTTAGCTTAATAAATCATTTATTTGAGTTGCTTTTGATTTCATCATGGTTAGGACTATGAGCATTTTAGGTTATGTTTGATATTTAGCATAATAAACTATAATATTTactattaatgaattttattattttgtagtgttgttagtttttgtttatttatgattttttttttgtagtgttgttagtttttgtttatttatgattttttttctaagtgtCACTCTATAGTTCTTACAATCCTTCACTTGGTATCACAATTGTAGTAAGCATCTTGAGTCACTATAAAGTATcactttataatttttattatgctTGTGTTTAttaattggaaaataaatttattgtatttgtatatgtgattaatttgtaaaaaatatatgctcatatattgtaatttttttatgttagtatttacatattaaagatATTGTGAAGATGCATCTTCAATTGCATTATATAGTTACTATTATatgtgtatgatttttttttctctccatatTCGGAAACCAAGCAAACAATGGGCATGGGACAAATTTTGCAGCAAAGGTGGCACCAATTGGGCcacttttgttttctctctcctctctcctatGTCCCctcattctcttttcttttcttgcaaaattaGCGCTAaagtgtgtttgtttggaggtgaaatagggtaaatggaaaactttggaaaggaaatgagaaataaaacttttttggagtgtgtttAGTTGGTGgggaggaagaaaaataaatggagTCTAagtgttttctttaagttggtggggaggaagaaaaataaatggagTCTTAAGTGTTTTCTTCTCGGaccaccaaaaagttttctccctaaaacagagagaaaactgaagggaAAAATTGAGCATCATTTTTGGACTAAAATGCCCATGTACAGTTGCAAATGGGGCTTTGTCCACATTACTCttcttcactctttttttttttcttttcttttttttttttcctcctggACAttgcctcttcttctttttttattcttttttcttttgatttattgGGCAGGCTTCGTCCAGTgctcatattcttttttttttctttcatgtttttttgtttttgtttttattttttatttttgtttagatgtgatttttttctggacttgacttttattttttaataaatttaggtgattgattttttttgggtttgtttattacttttttggttttaattgagcatcattttttaacaagggtgtgtttgtttggagatGAAATAGGATggatgaaaaactttgcaaagaaaatgggaaggaaaaattttttgaaatgtgtttggttggtgggaggaaggaaaataaatggagTCTAAGTGTTTTCTTCTCGGGCCcatcaaaaagttttctccCTAAAATATGGAGAAAACTGAAGGGAGAAATAGGGCATCATTTTTGGACGAAAATGCCCATGTACAGTTGCAAATGGGCTTTGTCCACATTACTCTtcttcgcttttttttttttcctgctggacgttgcctcttcttcttcttcttcttcttttattcttttttcttttgattttctgggCAGGCTTCGTCCGGTGctcatattcttcttctttttttcttttgtgttttttttttttttttttttagatgtgatttttttttttccggacatgatttttttttttttaataaatttaggtgattgatttttttttttgggttgtttatcactttttttattttaattgatcattttttaacaagtttATATgcgtaaatttatacaaactctcttttttcatccctccacttttccactaacaaaaatgaggaaaattaaaatttttttctatcctcccacttttccatcctcttatcattttctatcttcccacttttccacctctccaaccaaacagatCCTAATGGTTCGTTTGGTTGGGTAGATTTTAGGGGGGAATgaaaaggggagagagaaaagggggagaaaatgaTTTTAAGAGGGAAAACTAGTGTGACCTAGGTGTTTTCTCCTCATCctatcaaaatattttctccCTAAATCAAGAGAAAACTAGAGAGAAAATGGGTTGCaaattgtttggg
This genomic window contains:
- the LOC126696442 gene encoding uncharacterized protein LOC126696442, which produces MEVMMNALKGLVSSDLDDLVNRTDSSFTMSANSFPLPPKFRMPQIESYNGVKDPLDHLEMHLQGVLDEIMCKAFPTTLKGPARVWFSRLTPNSINTFKELSAQFTSHFIGRHRYKSSTVCLMSIKQREDETLRAYITRFNKEALSIDEADDKILIAAFTTRLRKGKFLFSLYKNDPKTMTDVLYRTTKYMNAEDALLARKEKPKKRERQEDARQDRRRKVARTGDQRDEKHPRPPIGRFTNFTPLTAPIDQVLMQIKDEGALTFPGKLKGDPKKRPRDKYCRFHRDHGHDMANYYDLKQQIEALIRQGKLQRFVSRERTDTLEEQAPRRENKRPRPPIGDIRMIVGGTAAAGSSKKARKTYLRMVHIVQLIGSVPKMS